Sequence from the Brachionichthys hirsutus isolate HB-005 chromosome 21, CSIRO-AGI_Bhir_v1, whole genome shotgun sequence genome:
ATGTTGCATGAATTGGTTAAAAAGAAGACGAGGCCGGCGCCAACATGGATGCGCCTTGACAGGTAATTCTGTTGTTTCAGCCTGAAGGCTTTTTCCTTCCTGCCCCGGCGTGGCTCCGCCCATGTCTCCTAGGGGTTAGGCCCGACTGTTCGAGCCGACGCTCCGTACGGGACGCCGGCTAAGGCCTGTTCTGCTTTAGGCCGGGTCACGGTGGAGGTCGACCAGGGAGAAGCCGCAggacgtagcgagggaggacgacgcaaaggacagggtgaagtggagaagggcgggttgctgtggcgaccccgggtcaggatttaaaggaagacaaaTAGCGGTGAGCTTGCGTTTGCCAGGCGCTGACATGGTCAAACAATGGCAGGGTTGCTTTTGGAGGCAGAGTGTGTTTGTCTTAATGCTCGGAGGCAGGGAGGGATGCGTTCCTCTCCGGAATGTCTGACGGGAATAACACGGGATATCTCTCCTNNNNNNNNNNNNNNNNNNNNNNNNNNNNNNNNNNNNNNNNNNNNNNNNNNNNNNNNNNNNNNNNNNNNNNNNNNNNNNNNNNNNNNNNNNNNNNNNNNNNGCTTACTTCTACACGATGAGCGCCCTCGGCCTGACCGACACGCAGCTGCCTTTGGACGACGTGAAGGATTTCGTATCGCGCTACTGCTCGACTCCTTGGGATCAGGTTGGGACGCGTTTACTCGCCGCGTTAGCGATAACCGTCCCGTCTGTCCTTCGGACCCgtactgatgatgtcactgcttGGACAGGTTATCCAGCAACACCCGGGAAAACCTGAGAAGTATCTGTCCAAGTACTGTTTCTCTGCCACTTACATCCTCGGCTTGCTGACGGAAGGATATAAATTCACCGCGCAGACCTACCCCAACATACAATACGCCGGAAAGGTCAGTCCATTTCTCTGCTctctgggcgggggggggggggacctcgaGTGGCAATgatgcttttctctcctccagatCAAAGGCAGTGACGCCGGATGGACGCTGGGCTACATGTTGAATCTGACCAACATGATTCCAGCCGAGGCTCCCGACAAACCCCCCCTGCCCTACGCCGGCTACGTCTCCGTGGTCACCATCATGGGAATAGtgatcttcttcctcttcatcctgagTATGAGGCCTCTGTGGCCCCAGTGCAACGGAGCACAGGTCGTTTAAACCTCTCTCAAGTACGTATTGGTGGTGGGAAGTTCACGCCGTCCGTCCCCGAATGGCGAGATGGACATTTGGCGCCCAGGAATTCTGCATTTCATGATATTTCCAAAGACTTTTCTGAAGGACAGCCTGCTTTCATTCAAagccacttgtgtgtgtgtgtgtgtgtgtgtgtttgtgcgacaTGTGCCTCTACATCCGTCTGCATGTATGCGTTTGAATAACAATGTGACTACGACACTGTGGGAATAAATAACCAGAAGGCGCACGAGGTTTGACTCTCTTGTTGCGTGAACATCGACATGAATAGAAAAGGCTCGGTTctaaaatgtttaatgaaagTTTGGCATAATTACACTTTATCCAAAAAGCAACAGTCCTCGTCTACCTTTGCATGCAAGATGCAAGTGCTGCCCTCCAGTGTCAGGACAGCGCAAGCGGCAATAGAACTCCAGTCATGCTTGTGTTGCTGGTTTTCATTTCCCTCAAACTAATTCAGATCAATAATCCCAGGCTGAATGAGCAGAAACGCCTCCCCGAAACCTTTTTAATGCAACCCGGACTCCCCGCCGGACGCAGCTCGGTCTTCCCACAATGTCCACAATGTAAACCGTCACACATCAAACGCAGGGAAGGAGCGGTTCTGTAGAAACACCTGTTCCTGGGCGAGTCCATCGGTCGATGCCTTTATTGAATGAAAGAACACAGACAATAATAGAGGGCAAGTACAAACGTGGGGCTGGACGAGTGCCTCGGGAcaccaccgagactcgaacgcCCGTTGCTGAGGTTAACTCCTCCTCGCTGTTGGCCCGGAACGCCTTCCTGAAATCCTGGCTGCTTTCTGGCTTCCAAACAAGGGACATTTCTTATGCTAAAAGCTCCATAGATGTGCTAACGAGCTAAGCTAATGTGGGAACCCTTCTGTGCCTCTTTGGaactcagacaggaagtggaacgtTGTGGGGCTTCCCTCCGTTTGGGACCAGGCCCTTCCTCTGTGCCACCGACCCGGCTCTTATCTGCAGGGAGCGGCGCAACAGGGcagaacaagaaaacaaacccCACCCATATAGTCCCAAGGCGGTTCCCTCGGACGCCACAAGCACCGGCGGCGGGCAGAAAGAAATCCATCATTGACCAACTAATGGCTTGCATGTATTTATACACGTGGATGTACACAGGATGTACACATACGACACTAACGCCTTCAGTCAGCGGTCAAACCGGCGCCGCCTGAACGCCCACGCCCGTCATCGCAGGCCTCCATTAACAACGGCCTCCGACGCAGTGGCGTAGGACTTGGGCTTGCCATTCTGCCTCAGGGACGCCGCCTGCTGCGACACGGACTGGATGGTCGGCGGGCCGCCGTAGGTCGCGTGGTCCGTCAGATTGTCCGTTGTGTAGTCGTGGTCAATGATGTTGGCCGTCTCGCCGTCCGGCTCCCGAACGCTTTCACGGTAGAAGCTCTGTCTGAGGCGTTTGATCTGGGAGAGCTCGCAGCACGTCTCCAAGACAACCAGGACGCACACCAAGCCCAATATCAGGTAGActgggaggacacacacacacacacacacacacgtgcacgcacaagACGGGATGAGGAAACGAGCGCACCGGCACTGATTATGACCCTGAGATGACGACTGGCTCCGCCCTCACCTGTGACGGCGAGCCGGTAGAGGTGCGGGTGCGGGTTGTTCTTCCTGCTGTGGGTCGCTCCGGGGACGTAATCCCCCAATCCGATGGTTGTCAGGGAGATGAAGCAGAAATACAGAGACTCCACGAAGTTCCAGTCCTTCTCCAGGCTGGTGAAGATTCCCGCCGGgacgacgaggaagaggaggaagacgacggCGGCCAGGGAGACGGCGTGCGCCGCGGAGAGCTTGGCTTTGGGCAGGCCCCATCGGAGGTGGAGGTAGGACACGGGGCGTGACGTCACCAGGAGCATGAGCCGGTAAACCGTgacggagaggaagaagagggtgaTGGGGATGCCGAAGATGGCGTAGAACATGCAGAAGGCCTTCCCTTCGGACGAGAGGGGAACGGTGTGGCCGTATCCTGCGGAGAAAGCGCAACGAAGTCATGACGTCACGTGGAAACTCGCCAGTGACGTTAAAAAGGCGCTGCTGAGTTCACGGGCAATGAAATAATGGGAAAACCGAGCTTCCTCTGTGTCGTTCTCCGCCtcacatttcacaaataaaCTTTTATCCGAGCGTATCTGACTAAAAGTCTCCCTCGAGGGTTTTAGTTCCGGTAGATTTTCATCGATATTAAACGCGATAAAGAGTTAAAGTTCCGCCACCTCACCGGAACTCACCTGTCGTCGTCAGCACGGTGCTGGCGAAGAACAGCGAGGACACGAAGTCCCAGTTGTACGTCGTGCTGTTGCGGATCACGGACACGCCGTAGTTGCTCGCCTCCAGCACGCGcgccagcagctcctccaggtgcGCGTCGGACACGCAGGTGTTGTTCGCCAGGAAGTCGCGGCGCGCCGCCACCAGCTGGCGCCGCAGCTCGTTCTCGTACGGCAGCTCGATGGCGGAGAAGATCCTGGCACCGATCAGCAGGTAAACGACGTAGCCGACGACCAACGCGGCGAAATTCAGCGTCGTCCGGTGGCGATCCAGGAAACGCGCGCACCGTGCGTCCGCGCAGGCCCGCGCCATTCTCCGAGATGGACGCACCTGTTGAGTTCGGCTTTttgttctgtcctctgtcccggcatcctcttcctcattctttaCATCTCGGCTGCTACAACCGACGTCACTGGCTCGTCGGCCCGGGTAGggtgcgtgtatgtgcgtgtgcgcgtgtgtgcgcccACTCCTTCCCCCGACCGGTTTAACGGGATGAACGCGTGAGACTCGGGATCAGGTTGTCCTTGGAGAACCAGAGGACTTCCTGGAACATCCCAGAGCGGCAGGATCTAAAGACGATTAACTTCTAAcaggatatttatttattcatcaggtTCTGATTCTCCCGCTGgtttaaagtaaatatttgctCGGAATATTTGAACCTTTCCAGTTTATGTACTCAAAggcattaaaatgtgttgtgctaTACTTCAAGTTCAATGAAACCGCGCTTTTAATTAAGTATAATTTttgtaatgatttattttgtgatttctTCCGTCAATAAATGTAATCGATACTTCCTCCATCCGCATTTGCAATAATTACTGTCAACGCTGAGGGGAGCTAGAGACCACGTTTCCATAATTCCTCCGTGTCCctagataataaaataaaacagcaggggggggggggagtcttttACTGTTGATCTGCTCGGTGCTCCGGATCCACCTTACATATCTggcaataaattattatttacaacCAGCAGCGATAGGAAGGCTTAAAGTCGTATACAGCCTGTAATCAATACTGTGGCATAAAAAGCTGATCGATGGATGATTGATGGCCTCGGCCTCGGTTTGGTGCATCCTCTGCCTTTTCCCCTGTGAGCCTCGGCTGCGTGAGGGTTCGGTGTCTGGAGGCTTGTTCAGTTATCTGCGGAGGGAAATGCAGAAAAACAGCAAGTAGAGCCGCCCCCCCGCCTGCACAGAACAGcagtagagcccccccccccccccccgcctgcacaGAACAGCAGTTCGTCCTCTTGTTTTGACTTAAACGCTGTTTGAGGACCGAATCTGTCAAAAACAAGCATCTAATATTCCACAAATTTAGCACATCGGTGTATTTCCCTCCATCGTCTCCTATTCGCTGCATCACAACGCCTTGCATTTATGCCTCCCGTAGCTCCGCCCTGCTGAGCTCCACCAATAGCACGATGGTCACGTCATTAGTCAtccgatgacatcactggaACCTCGCTGACTTACCTCTGCACTCGTATCTGAGGTCCGAGAAGAGGACGTGTTCCTGAGAGAAGACGAACAGACCCAGTCGGCCCCCGGCCAGCGCGTGGTCGTACACCGCCCCCGAGTCGGATAGGATCTCCCTGCCGTCGTACACCACCACCCTGCAACGGGAACGCCACACGGCTAGCGCGCGGATGCGGGAGGAACGACACGATAGGGCAACGGGCGTGACCTTTGCCTCCTTAGCGTGGTGCATGCTAACATTTAGCTTTAGAGGCTACTGTTGGCGTTCTCCGTTTCCTGTCCTACAATACGgaaaaaatgattatttttaaatcaatttggGCTCTTGGGGcgaaagatttaaaaaaaaaaaagacgggtTAAATCTTCAAAATGTTAGCATTTGCTAAACTTGTAGCTTAAATTCCTAGCATGtttataaatacatgtaaagcAGATGTCATTTCTTTGAGTTATAGCGAAGTTGAAGTCTTTAAATAAACACTTCAGCAAATGAGGTCTGAGGTCGGTGAGGTTTGCCGTTGATGCTTGAGCGTTCGTTCGTTCAGCGGCGCGGCCGTGACTCTCGTCTTTCAGGGCGACTTTCTTTACAACCGGCTTTTGGCACGCCTTCATTTAGCACATCGCTCGATGCCGCCTTTCTGGCTTTCTGAACATCAGTCCATTAGCGAGAGGTgtgcagaaggagaaggagagccGGTCGAGGAGAAGGGAACGGAACCAAAGggagtaaatgtgtgtgttaagaAATGGCTGCCGGAGATGAAAGTATCCCAGGGTCCCACCGAAAACGGACCCTTGTGTGGCCGGTTAACTCGAGACGCACTTCAAACGGGCTCGTGAAGCGTCCGTTTTACCTGATGAACCCGGTCTTGGGTCTGTGGATGAGGTGCAGGCGGTAGGCGGTGTAATCCCTCCAGCCGATTCTGTTGGGGTCGTGCCACAAAGTTCGGACCTGAAAGAGACCGGCCCGATCAGAGGACGATTTGTTGAAGTAGAACTTCCTCCAAATGGCTTCACCGATCCGTGCCTGGTGCCTGGTGTTCCCGGTGTGCCACAGGGCGTTGCGGAGGTACTCCCCCGGGCCGGTGGTGGAGTTGACCACCTTGATGGAGACGCCCGCCGTGCCGAAAGCTCTGGTTGGCCGTTTCTCCCAGTATGCCTGCGACACCTGCGGGTAAAGAGAGACGGTTCAATCCAACTCCGCTTTCTGTTTGCACGCAGTCGAGGTTGGACGCCATCCGCGGAGGCGGGAGGGGGTTTCCTGTCCTCGCCTGTTTCCACATGACGACGTAGAAGCGGCGGCTGGATTGGTAGGCGAACACGATCCCCGCGTAGTCGTCGTCTCGGTCGGTATTCACGTAAAACGTCACGCTGAAGTCCACGGCGCTGAACCTGTCGTATCCTGTTCAGAGGAAGAGTTTTAGTTTCGCCGGCCGTCATTCTCTCGAGCATTCTGCGGTGGGTCTGACCCAAAGCGATGCCGGGGTCCGAGTTGgccgtctgcagcagctcggtgCCCTGGCTGCGGGTCACCCACAGAGGGTCCGACTGCGTGGTGCCGGCGGGGTCCAGCAGCACCACCTGGAACCTCCGGAAGTCCGTAGAACCGATGTCCTGGTTCATCGGGCAGGGATCCAGCGCGTCCGGA
This genomic interval carries:
- the LOC137910378 gene encoding ectonucleoside triphosphate diphosphohydrolase 1-like, translated to MSALGLTDTQLPLDDVKDFVSRYCSTPWDQVIQQHPGKPEKYLSKYCFSATYILGLLTEGYKFTAQTYPNIQYAGKIKGSDAGWTLGYMLNLTNMIPAEAPDKPPLPYAGYVSVVTIMGIVIFFLFILSMRPLWPQCNGAQVV
- the LOC137910123 gene encoding potassium channel subfamily K member 1-like, whose amino-acid sequence is MARACADARCARFLDRHRTTLNFAALVVGYVVYLLIGARIFSAIELPYENELRRQLVAARRDFLANNTCVSDAHLEELLARVLEASNYGVSVIRNSTTYNWDFVSSLFFASTVLTTTGYGHTVPLSSEGKAFCMFYAIFGIPITLFFLSVTVYRLMLLVTSRPVSYLHLRWGLPKAKLSAAHAVSLAAVVFLLFLVVPAGIFTSLEKDWNFVESLYFCFISLTTIGLGDYVPGATHSRKNNPHPHLYRLAVTVYLILGLVCVLVVLETCCELSQIKRLRQSFYRESVREPDGETANIIDHDYTTDNLTDHATYGGPPTIQSVSQQAASLRQNGKPKSYATASEAVVNGGLR